A stretch of Methanosphaerula palustris E1-9c DNA encodes these proteins:
- a CDS encoding radical SAM/SPASM domain-containing protein produces MIENLTKADKELGECGIRTDVVKGIPGGAPPRIISWNITLRCPLKCAHCYVDAGEKEADRVLSTQEALSVIDQIRAIGKPVVVLSGGEPLLREDMYDIARYGTEQGLRMVMGTSGYLIDQETAAKLKEAGIRAVAISLDSKDPATHDAFRGLDGVWEKATKAIGHCHDAGIAVQINMSVMRSAISEVEDLIGLGTSLGVHDYQLFFPIPTGRARQIEPRSPEEYEEMIRRILIRYRDSRINIRPTCAPQFRRIADECGIANPAWGRGCLAGITYCRIFANGDVTPCPYLPVSAGNVRTTPFSEIWNNSPLFAALRDPSRLTGKCGRCSFKTSCGGCRARAYRQEDAASPLWCDGLATPDIVNGEICGEDPWCPYQPPDVIP; encoded by the coding sequence ATGATAGAGAACCTCACGAAGGCGGATAAGGAACTCGGAGAGTGTGGCATAAGGACTGACGTTGTCAAGGGTATACCTGGTGGGGCGCCGCCACGAATCATCTCGTGGAATATCACGCTCAGGTGCCCCCTGAAGTGTGCCCACTGTTACGTGGATGCAGGTGAAAAGGAAGCGGACAGAGTACTCTCCACGCAGGAGGCATTATCTGTCATCGACCAGATCCGGGCGATAGGGAAACCGGTCGTTGTGTTGAGCGGAGGCGAACCGCTTCTTCGTGAGGATATGTATGATATCGCACGGTACGGCACGGAGCAGGGACTCCGTATGGTCATGGGCACCAGCGGGTACCTCATCGATCAGGAAACCGCGGCAAAACTGAAGGAAGCAGGAATCCGGGCTGTGGCGATCAGCCTGGACTCGAAAGACCCTGCCACCCATGACGCGTTCCGGGGCCTTGACGGCGTATGGGAGAAGGCCACGAAGGCGATCGGTCACTGCCATGATGCAGGGATCGCAGTCCAGATCAACATGTCAGTGATGCGATCTGCCATCAGCGAGGTGGAAGACCTCATCGGTCTTGGGACGTCTCTTGGTGTCCACGATTACCAGCTCTTCTTCCCCATCCCAACCGGCAGGGCACGGCAGATCGAGCCTCGCAGCCCGGAGGAATACGAGGAGATGATCCGTCGGATCCTCATCAGATACCGGGACTCCCGCATCAATATCCGGCCAACGTGTGCCCCCCAGTTCCGCAGGATAGCAGATGAATGTGGTATTGCGAACCCTGCATGGGGACGCGGCTGTCTTGCCGGTATCACGTATTGCCGGATTTTTGCAAACGGGGATGTCACCCCGTGCCCGTACCTGCCGGTGAGTGCCGGCAATGTCCGGACCACGCCATTCTCTGAAATCTGGAACAACTCCCCACTCTTTGCCGCACTTCGCGATCCCTCACGACTTACGGGAAAGTGCGGGAGGTGCAGTTTTAAGACAAGCTGCGGCGGGTGCAGGGCCCGGGCATACCGGCAGGAGGATGCAGCCTCTCCGCTCTGGTGCGACGGCCTTGCAACTCCGGATATAGTGAATGGAGAGATTTGCGGAGAAGATCCATGGTGTCCGTATCAACCACCGGATGTGATCCCATGA
- a CDS encoding AsnC family transcriptional regulator: protein MNKTVVPDPTDLAILNALQDDLPLVSRPWRAIADRLNITESEMLGRMKRLDGLGIIRSISPVLESCALGLHAATLVALHMPEERLEEVATVISSYPEVSHNFQRDHYYSLWFTISGKNEEGIRRVLDEILQQTGIPASDILDLPTIKKIKIDVRFSFVPEPHQECNFGSD, encoded by the coding sequence ATGAACAAAACCGTTGTACCGGACCCGACCGACCTGGCCATACTCAATGCCCTTCAGGATGATCTCCCGCTCGTATCCCGGCCCTGGAGAGCGATCGCGGATCGTCTGAACATTACGGAATCCGAGATGCTCGGACGGATGAAACGGTTGGATGGTTTGGGTATTATCCGGAGTATCTCCCCGGTGCTTGAATCCTGCGCTCTCGGCCTGCACGCTGCGACACTGGTTGCCCTCCATATGCCGGAGGAGAGACTGGAGGAGGTTGCAACCGTTATCAGCAGTTATCCAGAAGTGTCGCACAATTTCCAGCGGGATCATTATTACTCCCTCTGGTTCACGATATCTGGAAAGAATGAGGAGGGCATCCGGAGAGTGCTTGATGAGATTCTGCAACAGACCGGGATTCCGGCATCGGATATCCTTGACCTTCCGACGATAAAAAAGATAAAAATTGATGTGCGTTTCTCCTTTGTACCTGAACCGCACCAGGAGTGTAATTTTGGATCAGATTGA
- the ahbB gene encoding siroheme decarboxylase subunit beta, translating into MDQIDVCLLRELERGLPLVPAPFEEIGKRLNLSGAEVVERIRLLKEAGIIRKFRARIDQRKVGISANALVAWKLSGSCDEDRGKLLATFPFVTHCYERRPVPGRWEYTHYTVHHGYSRDKVHNEIRTIAEQIGSPDYRVLFSTREFKRMPNVRIWEDGGSLP; encoded by the coding sequence TTGGATCAGATTGATGTTTGCCTGCTCCGGGAACTTGAACGTGGTCTCCCGCTTGTTCCGGCTCCTTTTGAAGAGATAGGAAAAAGATTGAACCTCAGTGGGGCCGAAGTGGTGGAACGGATCAGGCTTTTGAAGGAAGCAGGAATCATAAGAAAATTTCGGGCCCGCATTGACCAGCGGAAAGTGGGAATCTCCGCAAACGCTCTTGTGGCGTGGAAACTGTCAGGGTCCTGCGATGAGGACAGGGGAAAACTGCTGGCAACATTTCCTTTTGTTACCCATTGCTATGAACGCAGGCCGGTACCGGGACGGTGGGAGTACACCCATTATACCGTGCATCACGGGTACAGCCGAGACAAGGTACACAATGAGATCAGAACAATTGCAGAACAGATCGGCAGTCCGGATTACCGTGTCCTCTTCAGCACCCGCGAGTTTAAGCGCATGCCGAACGTGAGGATATGGGAGGACGGGGGAAGTCTCCCATGA
- a CDS encoding radical SAM/SPASM domain-containing protein produces MNRITQCMHGRGTVSDVMRHRHKPQTTVPSTYLAFSGMYRPVIFWNLTDRCNLSCNHCYNQSGPERTTEGELTTAEALKVIDDLADMGVPLILFTGGEPLMRADIWDLAQHARNRGLKMALSTNGTLITPDIARRIKESGIEYAGISLDGARAETHDRFRNSPGAFEQTLAAFAACKEAGLRCGVRVTLTKENCRELEALVDLAISLGASRFCLYWLVPTGRGIDSYTQLQLDRDEVIEALSLLYLKAKETDPATMEFLTVDAPQDCIHLLASMEKDQSEDLVDARELLESLKGGCSAGTRVANIDAQGNVYPCQFARSPEFLVGSVRNLPFSRIWADPANPVLARFREKQARFGGRCETCNYRDLCGGGCRVRAYAVNENFLAEDPFCFVEKVFPKRQ; encoded by the coding sequence ATGAATCGTATTACCCAGTGCATGCATGGTCGGGGAACGGTCAGCGATGTGATGCGGCACCGCCACAAACCACAGACCACGGTGCCCAGTACCTATCTTGCATTCTCCGGGATGTACCGACCGGTGATCTTCTGGAACCTTACGGATCGCTGCAACCTGAGCTGTAATCATTGTTACAACCAGTCTGGCCCGGAACGCACGACTGAAGGAGAACTTACGACCGCTGAAGCGCTGAAGGTCATCGATGATCTCGCGGATATGGGTGTCCCGCTCATCCTGTTCACTGGTGGGGAGCCCCTTATGCGGGCGGATATCTGGGATCTGGCACAGCATGCCAGGAATCGTGGCCTTAAAATGGCCCTTAGTACCAATGGAACGCTGATCACTCCCGACATTGCCCGCAGGATTAAGGAGAGCGGGATTGAGTATGCCGGCATCTCGCTCGACGGGGCCAGGGCAGAGACTCATGACCGTTTCCGGAATTCACCCGGTGCATTTGAGCAGACACTCGCAGCGTTCGCTGCCTGTAAGGAGGCCGGGCTCCGGTGCGGGGTACGGGTCACGCTTACAAAGGAGAACTGCCGGGAACTTGAAGCGCTTGTCGATCTCGCCATCTCGCTGGGAGCTTCCCGTTTCTGCCTGTACTGGCTCGTTCCTACGGGTCGGGGAATCGATTCCTATACCCAGTTGCAGCTGGACCGGGACGAGGTGATCGAAGCCCTCAGCCTCCTCTACCTGAAAGCAAAAGAGACCGACCCCGCAACCATGGAGTTCCTCACGGTCGATGCCCCGCAGGACTGTATCCACCTGCTCGCTTCCATGGAGAAGGATCAGTCAGAGGATCTTGTTGATGCCCGCGAACTGCTGGAATCTTTAAAGGGCGGGTGCAGCGCCGGTACCCGCGTGGCAAATATTGATGCACAGGGAAACGTGTACCCCTGCCAGTTCGCCCGCTCACCGGAATTTCTCGTAGGGAGTGTCCGTAATCTGCCATTCAGCAGGATATGGGCTGACCCTGCCAATCCCGTTCTCGCTAGGTTCAGGGAAAAACAGGCTCGGTTCGGGGGTCGGTGCGAGACATGCAATTATCGGGATCTCTGCGGTGGCGGCTGCCGGGTCCGGGCTTATGCAGTGAACGAGAATTTTCTAGCAGAAGATCCCTTCTGTTTTGTCGAGAAGGTCTTCCCAAAACGACAATGA
- a CDS encoding 6-bladed beta-propeller, with product MRSAFFLFLFCVVLLLCSIVQVVSAEGGYTYTAQWGNGGLGYGRFSDPEGVAVDGTGAVFVADRLSNRILKFTSTGEFITQWGSEGSGNGQFENPGGIAVDSAGNIYVTDTWNHRVQKFTSTGEFITKWGGEGSGDGQFSYPYGIAADRAGNVYVTDTWNHRIQKFDATGAFITKWGSDGSGDGLFENPGGIAVDSAGDVYVTDSWNPRVQKFNSTGTFITRWGSEGSGDGQFGTSYGIAVDSAGNVYVVDIGTHRVQEFTSTGEFITKWGGYGSGDGQLSYPRGIALDSAGNVYVVDTGNNRVQKFTSTGTFITKWGGEGSGAGELNHPHGVALDDAGNVYIIDTWNNRVQIFTSTGEFIAKWGSKGSEDGQFIYPYSIAVDSAGNVYVVDTGNNRVQKFTSTGTFITQWGGEGFGDGQFNFPGGITADSAGNVYVVDTENDRVQKFTSTGEFITKWGGDGSGVGEFNYPYGIAVDRAGNVYVVDTGNNRVQIFTSTGTFIAQWGGSGSRDGQFNYPGGIAVDSAGNVYVVDESNNRFQKFTSTGEFITKWGSEGLGDGEFTYPRDVAVDSGGNVYIVDESNSRIQKFSWVAQIMPLIPSFTAVPTAGSAPLTVQFIDTTTGGATAWYWDYGDGTTSTDGTVQNPCHQYSAPGTYSVILTADRTTSGSRSITKKGYITVTVPPLVPNFTAVPTAGSAPLTVQFIDTTTGSPVHWYWDYGDGTTSTDGTVQNPRHQYSAPGTYSVTLTADRVPTGNRSITKKEYITVSVPPLVPNFTATPTSGSAPLTVQFNDTTTGGAIHWFWDFGDGTTSTDITVRNPSHLYSAPGTYSVTLYVFNDTAGSQRIIRTGYLTVTSPMKQVPGGSAMPHDLNNDGLYEDVNGDGAVDFSDVVLFFNQMDWIAENEPVSAFDFNRNGTIDFNDVVMLFNTL from the coding sequence ATGAGGTCGGCATTTTTTTTATTCCTATTCTGTGTCGTGCTGCTCCTCTGTAGCATCGTCCAGGTCGTCTCTGCCGAAGGGGGATATACCTACACCGCTCAATGGGGAAATGGAGGTCTGGGATACGGGCGGTTCTCCGATCCGGAGGGTGTCGCCGTGGATGGCACCGGAGCCGTATTCGTCGCCGACCGGTTGAGCAACCGGATCCTGAAATTCACGTCGACCGGCGAATTCATCACGCAATGGGGGAGTGAAGGTTCCGGAAACGGGCAGTTCGAGAATCCCGGTGGCATCGCCGTGGACAGCGCCGGCAATATCTACGTAACCGACACCTGGAACCACCGGGTCCAGAAGTTCACATCGACCGGCGAATTCATCACGAAATGGGGCGGTGAAGGCTCCGGCGACGGACAGTTCAGCTATCCCTATGGTATCGCCGCGGACCGTGCCGGCAATGTCTACGTCACTGATACGTGGAACCATCGGATCCAGAAGTTCGATGCGACCGGCGCATTCATCACGAAATGGGGCAGTGACGGTTCCGGAGACGGGCTGTTCGAGAATCCCGGTGGTATCGCTGTGGACAGTGCGGGCGACGTCTACGTAACCGATTCGTGGAATCCCCGGGTTCAGAAGTTCAACTCGACCGGGACATTCATCACGAGATGGGGCAGCGAAGGTTCCGGAGACGGGCAGTTCGGCACATCATATGGTATCGCCGTGGACAGCGCCGGAAATGTCTACGTCGTCGATATAGGAACCCACCGAGTCCAGGAGTTCACGTCGACCGGCGAATTCATCACGAAATGGGGCGGTTATGGCTCGGGAGACGGGCAGCTCAGTTATCCGCGTGGAATCGCTCTGGACAGTGCCGGTAACGTCTACGTCGTCGACACCGGGAACAACCGGGTCCAGAAGTTCACATCGACCGGCACATTCATCACGAAATGGGGCGGAGAAGGTTCAGGAGCCGGGGAGCTCAACCATCCCCATGGTGTTGCACTTGACGACGCCGGAAATGTCTATATCATCGACACCTGGAACAACCGGGTCCAGATATTCACTTCGACCGGCGAATTCATCGCGAAATGGGGCAGCAAAGGCTCGGAAGATGGACAGTTCATCTATCCGTACAGTATCGCCGTGGACAGTGCCGGCAACGTCTACGTCGTCGACACCGGGAACAACCGGGTCCAGAAGTTCACATCGACCGGCACATTCATCACACAATGGGGCGGTGAAGGTTTCGGAGACGGGCAGTTCAACTTTCCTGGCGGCATCACCGCGGATAGCGCTGGCAACGTCTACGTCGTCGACACGGAGAACGACCGGGTCCAGAAGTTCACATCGACCGGCGAATTCATCACGAAATGGGGCGGTGATGGTTCGGGAGTCGGGGAGTTCAACTACCCCTATGGTATCGCCGTGGACCGTGCCGGCAACGTCTACGTCGTCGACACCGGGAATAACCGAGTCCAGATATTCACTTCGACCGGCACATTCATCGCACAATGGGGCGGTTCGGGTTCCAGAGACGGGCAGTTCAACTATCCGGGCGGTATCGCCGTCGACAGCGCCGGCAACGTCTATGTTGTCGATGAATCGAACAACCGGTTCCAGAAGTTCACATCGACCGGCGAATTCATCACAAAGTGGGGGAGTGAAGGTTTGGGAGACGGGGAGTTCACCTATCCCCGTGATGTTGCAGTGGACAGCGGCGGCAATGTCTATATCGTCGACGAATCGAACTCGCGGATCCAGAAGTTCTCCTGGGTCGCTCAGATTATGCCGCTCATTCCCAGTTTCACGGCGGTTCCAACTGCAGGATCTGCACCGTTGACGGTACAGTTTATCGACACCACAACCGGGGGGGCGACAGCCTGGTACTGGGACTATGGGGACGGGACGACCAGCACGGACGGAACGGTTCAGAACCCATGTCATCAGTACAGTGCTCCTGGCACCTACTCGGTCATACTGACCGCCGACAGGACGACATCGGGGAGCAGATCGATAACAAAGAAGGGGTATATAACGGTCACGGTCCCGCCGCTCGTTCCCAATTTCACGGCGGTTCCGACTGCAGGATCTGCACCGTTGACGGTACAGTTTATCGACACGACGACCGGGAGTCCAGTTCACTGGTACTGGGACTATGGGGACGGGACGACCAGCACGGACGGAACGGTTCAGAATCCACGCCATCAGTACAGTGCTCCTGGCACCTACTCGGTGACGCTGACCGCCGACAGGGTGCCGACAGGGAATAGATCGATAACAAAGAAGGAGTATATTACCGTCTCGGTACCACCGCTCGTTCCCAATTTCACGGCGACGCCGACCTCGGGGTCTGCACCGTTGACGGTACAGTTCAACGATACAACGACCGGGGGTGCGATTCACTGGTTCTGGGACTTCGGGGACGGGACGACCAGCACGGACATAACGGTTCGGAATCCTAGCCACCTGTACAGTGCTCCCGGCACCTACTCGGTCACGCTCTACGTCTTCAATGATACCGCCGGGTCACAACGGATCATAAGGACCGGGTACCTCACGGTGACCAGCCCGATGAAACAGGTTCCGGGAGGATCCGCTATGCCGCACGACCTCAACAATGACGGGCTCTATGAGGATGTGAACGGCGACGGGGCCGTTGACTTCAGCGATGTGGTCCTCTTCTTCAACCAGATGGACTGGATCGCAGAGAATGAACCGGTCAGTGCATTCGACTTCAACAGGAACGGGACGATCGATTTCAATGATGTCGTCATGCTGTTCAACACACTGTAG
- a CDS encoding SMP-30/gluconolactonase/LRE family protein yields the protein MYSTQWGSIGWGYGQFGDPCGVAVDSAGNVYVVDTGTNRVQKFTSTGTFITQWGSAGTRNRQFFGIGGIAVDSAGNVYVTDEHNSRVQKFDSTGIFITKWGSYGPGDGQFKSPEGIAVDNAGNVYVVDTVNNQIQKFTSDGTFITKWGTRASGIAVDSDGNVYVTDATSNQVQKFTSDGTHLLNWGTSGSENGQFSSPEGIAVDNAGNVYVNDVGNQRVQKFTPDSTFVTSWETGASGITVDSDSYVYVVDRGNCRIQKFVPAGSTPTISQKKEVPGGDDTPNSTSNSTCDDVNGDGVLDFNDVVLFFNQMDWIAENEPVSAFDFNKNNQIDFNDVVVLFNTL from the coding sequence GTGTATTCCACACAATGGGGTAGCATCGGTTGGGGCTATGGGCAGTTCGGGGATCCATGTGGTGTCGCTGTGGACAGCGCTGGAAACGTCTATGTGGTCGACACAGGGACCAACCGGGTCCAGAAGTTCACGTCGACCGGGACGTTCATCACACAATGGGGGAGTGCTGGTACTAGAAACAGACAATTTTTCGGGATAGGAGGTATCGCGGTCGACAGCGCCGGAAATGTCTACGTAACCGATGAGCATAACTCCCGGGTCCAGAAGTTCGATTCGACCGGTATTTTTATCACGAAATGGGGGAGTTATGGTCCAGGAGACGGGCAGTTCAAATCCCCCGAAGGGATCGCGGTCGACAACGCCGGAAATGTCTACGTCGTCGACACAGTGAACAACCAGATCCAGAAGTTCACGTCAGACGGTACTTTCATCACCAAGTGGGGGACGCGGGCCTCCGGGATCGCGGTCGACTCCGACGGCAACGTCTACGTCACTGACGCAACTTCCAACCAGGTCCAGAAGTTCACCTCGGACGGCACCCACCTCCTGAACTGGGGAACTTCCGGCTCCGAAAACGGGCAGTTCAGCTCCCCTGAAGGGATCGCAGTCGACAACGCCGGCAATGTCTACGTCAATGACGTCGGGAACCAACGGGTCCAGAAGTTCACGCCGGACAGCACCTTTGTCACGAGCTGGGAGACGGGAGCCTCCGGGATCACGGTCGACTCTGACAGTTATGTCTACGTCGTCGACAGGGGTAATTGCCGGATCCAGAAGTTCGTTCCCGCTGGTTCGACACCGACCATCTCCCAAAAAAAAGAAGTCCCGGGCGGTGACGACACCCCGAATTCGACCAGCAACAGCACGTGCGATGACGTGAACGGCGACGGTGTTCTCGATTTCAACGACGTGGTCCTCTTCTTCAACCAGATGGACTGGATCGCAGAGAACGAACCGGTCAGTGCATTCGACTTCAACAAGAACAACCAGATCGATTTCAATGATGTGGTCGTCCTCTTCAACACACTGTAG
- a CDS encoding serine hydrolase — translation MPSGQPVAIQNTNLSTGSNGTQEIATIIPQFDAYAEQTFRRSGVPGMAVAVVQNDTVIYLRCFGVKNITTQEPVTPDTRFQLASISKSFTSASIASMVGNGELSWDDKVATINPDFQLADLWVTEHVTFRDLLSQRTGLPQYGSDELQSAFAYNRSEILNRLRYLTLTGEFRSSYAYSNIGITSAAEAAAVRAGMPWEDLVAERVFVPAGMNNTSARFDDFALAGDHADTYPMTNGTAVAGPLMNDEVNSPAGGVSSTINDMTRYARLQLNEGSIDGKQVIAAEALHETHKPQNIMNSSNTSIMAYALGWDFIAENGRVRVEHGGDLSSGVSTYITLYPEEKMGIVILTNGFPEGYTLKTAVTKGWDDLYFSGTVKKDWYNETEALINSALEPGASALNPYTQASPAPADAEPARPLVTYTGTYSQDYYGTLRVDTNETGLLVYPGHSTDPMFLVPYDRDTFLNQETNTVVNFTVGNAGTVTSAWFAPFDLPGRNGTFVRISL, via the coding sequence TTGCCCTCAGGCCAGCCGGTTGCAATCCAGAATACGAACCTGTCGACAGGAAGTAATGGGACACAGGAGATCGCCACCATCATCCCGCAGTTCGATGCCTATGCTGAGCAGACCTTCCGGAGAAGTGGTGTTCCTGGGATGGCGGTGGCCGTGGTTCAGAACGACACCGTCATCTACCTGCGGTGCTTTGGTGTGAAGAACATAACGACACAGGAGCCGGTCACGCCCGACACCCGGTTCCAACTTGCATCCATCTCTAAATCCTTCACCTCGGCATCGATCGCATCCATGGTTGGAAACGGCGAGCTCTCGTGGGATGACAAGGTCGCGACCATAAACCCCGACTTTCAGCTCGCTGACCTGTGGGTGACAGAACATGTCACCTTCCGCGATCTCCTCTCGCAGCGGACCGGGCTTCCGCAATATGGCAGTGATGAACTCCAATCCGCGTTCGCATACAACCGGTCGGAGATCCTCAACAGGCTCCGGTATCTCACGCTTACGGGCGAGTTCCGCTCATCCTATGCATACTCAAATATTGGTATCACGTCGGCGGCAGAGGCGGCTGCAGTGCGGGCTGGAATGCCCTGGGAAGATCTCGTTGCTGAGCGGGTCTTTGTCCCTGCCGGGATGAATAACACGAGCGCCCGGTTTGATGACTTTGCCCTGGCAGGAGATCATGCGGATACCTATCCCATGACAAACGGGACAGCCGTGGCCGGGCCGCTCATGAACGATGAAGTGAACAGTCCTGCTGGAGGGGTGAGCTCGACCATCAACGACATGACCCGGTACGCCCGGCTCCAGTTGAATGAAGGAAGTATCGACGGGAAGCAGGTAATTGCGGCCGAGGCCCTCCACGAGACACACAAACCGCAGAATATCATGAATTCTTCCAATACCAGCATTATGGCATACGCTTTAGGGTGGGATTTCATTGCCGAAAACGGGCGGGTCCGGGTTGAACACGGGGGCGATCTCTCGAGCGGCGTCTCTACGTATATTACACTCTATCCCGAAGAGAAGATGGGAATTGTGATCCTTACGAATGGATTCCCGGAGGGGTATACCCTCAAAACAGCAGTAACGAAAGGATGGGATGACCTGTATTTCTCCGGGACGGTCAAAAAGGACTGGTATAACGAGACGGAAGCTCTGATCAACTCGGCGCTGGAGCCGGGGGCGTCGGCCCTGAACCCCTATACCCAGGCCTCGCCCGCCCCGGCAGATGCAGAGCCTGCCCGGCCCCTCGTAACCTACACCGGTACCTATTCACAGGACTATTACGGCACCCTCCGTGTCGATACGAATGAAACGGGACTTTTGGTGTACCCGGGCCACAGTACGGATCCAATGTTCCTTGTCCCGTATGATAGGGACACCTTCCTCAATCAGGAGACGAACACTGTCGTGAATTTCACGGTCGGCAATGCCGGGACTGTCACCAGCGCATGGTTCGCCCCGTTCGATCTACCCGGGCGGAACGGGACATTTGTCCGGATATCCCTCTGA